The genomic segment AGTgtgcagctgtcagtcagctcacaacagcagctaacagttTTCTCTGTTAATTATTTGATCCATTAAaagtgagaaatgtttccagCGGGAAGTTTAGTTTTGATTCGTTCGACAGATCTTCAGTTTACTGTGAAATAAATCTTCAACAATTAGTTTATTTACtgatatttgttatttttttgtacaacacaaatacagaacTAATATTTAGTTTTGAGCTTTTCAAATATGAATTATTAGAAAGAAGTTAAATCAGGTAAATTGTGATGGTTATTTTTCCTGCATGTTACAGACCAAACAGTCTAAATATATCAAGCATGTTATGATCAGACTGATCAATAATGAAGATAATTGATACGTTCCACCTGATGAGACACTAATGGACTGATTGTTTCTGCTCCACCTGACAGTGAACTTCCAGTCGTCCTCGAGGCTCCGCTGAGACGAAGAACCTGAACTCATCACGTTTCATCTCAACCTGAGGCGACTCAGAGCTCAGCACCTGAAGGCAACACATCCAAATGAGCCGGCCGTCGCAGGCGAAACTAACCACAGCTGATCACAACGGCGTGAGCGTCATCCAGAGTCAGGCCCACGCCACGTCCCCCTCATCTCTGCCGGCAGGTGTCGCCGGACTGCAGCAAGTCCCACAGCTCGTCCCCGCAAACCCTTCAGCCGGAGGCGGCAAGGCCCTCCCACCCAGCAAGATGAAGAAGCCCCATGCAGACAAGGACAGCGAGGAGTATCGCCAGCGCCGCGAACGCAACAACCTGGCGGTGAAGAAGAGCCGCATGCGCAGCAAGCAGAAGGCGATGGACACGCAGCAGCGCGTCAACGAGCTGAAGGAGGAGAACGAGCGGCTGGAAGCCAAGATCAAACTGCTGAGCAAAGAGCTGAGCGTGCTCAAAGACCTCTTCCTGGAGCACGCCCACAACCTGGCCGACAACGTCCAGCCGCCCACAGGCACCGAGGGCTCCAGCCCCGCCCCCAACAGCACCTCCACCAATGGGCAGTGAGGGGCGGAGCCACAGGGACATTTGGTTTCCTGAGCGTCATCTTCTCTGTCACACGGCCTCACTTCTTCTTCACGGCTTTTCTTTGGTTTCTTACTTATTTTCTCATatttaaccccccccccatAAACCAGTCACAGTTTGTCAGTTTGATTCTGTCACCTGTGTGACCGAAGATGAACCCTGAtcaacagaacagacagagTGATTGTTATTGATCGACTGATAAGGTTTATTGATTGGAGGACTGAGGAGATGTGAGCTCCTACAAACTGAGACGACGACAGTAAAGATTCACAGAGAGTGAATCAGAAACTGGACCAGCAGTCTGAACACGTTTCCTGTCGGCTCGTCGTTTAACTCGACGGGCTGAATGTGGGCGGAGTCACTGCGCCGCCACAGCCGCTGGACGAGATGTAAAATCTTAAATTCCCTTTTTTAGgatgtgtattttcttctgtTATTCTCAAAGAGTTTTGAAAAATGTCGAGTTAACAAAAGAGTTTTTAAGATTGTAAGTACGTTCACTACATGTTGATGCTTCAAGGACAGTTCTGTTATTTCCCAGCCCGAGTCTCTCCAGAGCTGCCATTCATAATTATTTGAAGAGTTGATGTCAGTGCTGAAAAATACCTTCATGATGTCTCACTGCAGAGTCCAAACACAGCAGACCTCTGAGACAGACCCGggtcagaaacacagaaacataacAGCTGTCCGTTACAGATTATATTGTGTTTGATTTCCACACTTTAATGTTCGTGTCCAACAGTCAGTCGAGTCTTTTCTCCTCCGGGGTCATTCTGTCATATCTGTGGCTCAGGTGAACTCAGGTGAACTCACCTGGCAAATGTGTTCTGAAGGACttctttgttttatcatttggTGACAGAAGTcttgaaaaagaacaaaatgttttaatgattaTGACACACACGCTGTTCCGTAAAGTTCagccttaaaaacattatttagaataaatgaaatgagTCAGCTGAGAGTCGAGACGTGCTGAAGCGTCGGGACGTGTCTGTGACGTACATCCTGTCTGACTGCAGCCACGTCGTTCTGCAGGTGGAACCAAGAAGCAGCGGGGACGGTTGTAGCTGCTGCGCTCCAGTCGGCTGCTCCGTCAGTCAGCTGATGGTGGAGACGCTGCAGCAGAGTCGATCTCTACAGTGACGGTGGAGCAGAGCTTCAGACAACAAAcctcccatccatccatccatcgtcaCACACGGCGAGCAACAACACTCGGATTGTTTTCATTGGTGATCAATGTTAAAATCTAATCTTCATCTTCACAACTTAAAGTTCCTCCTCAGTCAGCTCAGCTCAGCGAGCAGCAGATCGTCACGTCAGAGAagctgtaaacagacagaatGACTCATTGATTAATTATCTGTTCTCTGGCCACCTGATGAATAACTATCAGCTCTGCTTTGATCCCACTGGCCACAGATATGACACTCAGACTCAGGCTgggttaaaaaattaattaagaGATCTGTGGAGTGATCTGTCATCCTCTGACCCCACCCAGCCCCCAccctcacctccacctggtccagacaggtgtgtctgtgtgtgtgtgtgtgtgtgtgtgtgtgtgtgtgtgtgtgtgtctgtgtgtgtgtgtgtgtgtgtgctgggcgGTCCCAGACACCTCAGGTGTATCAGACACTTGAGACGAGCTGCAGCTTGAATTAAACCCAGTTTTAATGTGGGCCGGTCGTTAGCCACCTGCTAATGAGGTCGCAGCAGATCGAGACAGGCCCCCGCCAGCACGCCGCACACCGTGGAGGGGGCGGGGCCACAGCATGTTGTTGTCAGACTTTATAATTATGTGAGCTTTGTGCGGGCGTGGAGTGTTTTCCCAGGATTGTGTCTGTCAGGAATTTTGTCTGAGTCCTGCTGCTCCTGAACCGCTCAGCACTCACCAGCGTTCCCACAACGTTCCCACAACGTTCCCACAACGTTCCCAGCAGGCCGTCACGCTCAAGTCTTCAGAATATTCTTCACAAGTCGGCTGAGATAAAACAGaagttttaaatatttcagcaaTTTTGTCAAATTTTGTTCAATAGTGTTTTTACACTATTCTGATGTTTTGGTTGAATATTCTTAAAATATTCccaaaaaagcttttaaatcaGAATCATTGAAATCAGCTCATATTTGCCTTTTGTACTCAGAATCTAACGCTGTGGGAACATTGAGAGAACGGTGCAGCTCGCTGGCGGCGCCGCAGCGAGCGCAGACTTCATCTTTTTCACTTTTCTATCGTTGGTTTTTCTACACTTTAATTCCACGCGCAGCATGTTTGTAGAGAGCTCTTTGCATGGAGAGAGGGCCGCGGTGTGCCAGCAGGACGCACCGCTGGATCCTGTTGTTCTGTCGTCTGTAAATGAACCTGATGTGTCGGGATggttgtcatgttttgctttggTCTGAATGTTGCTGGGCAGCATTTCTCTGTCGTCACTCAGCTTTTTTATATCAGAGGAATCTGGGCTAACGTGCATTCTAAATTAAAATTGAGTATAAAAGTTACACcg from the Sparus aurata chromosome 4, fSpaAur1.1, whole genome shotgun sequence genome contains:
- the cebpg gene encoding CCAAT/enhancer-binding protein gamma — translated: MSRPSQAKLTTADHNGVSVIQSQAHATSPSSLPAGVAGLQQVPQLVPANPSAGGGKALPPSKMKKPHADKDSEEYRQRRERNNLAVKKSRMRSKQKAMDTQQRVNELKEENERLEAKIKLLSKELSVLKDLFLEHAHNLADNVQPPTGTEGSSPAPNSTSTNGQ